In Gimesia benthica, a single window of DNA contains:
- a CDS encoding BlaI/MecI/CopY family transcriptional regulator, translating into MEQPNQNELEVLRLLWNKAPQKPGEIQESFGWEIDNGTLRSVLVGMVERGMLTRQREGRAYLYAPKLKRETHLRQMVRRLAEVFTGGSTGQLLMELAEKERLNPQELKQLKKIARGEK; encoded by the coding sequence ATGGAACAGCCCAATCAGAATGAGCTGGAGGTTCTGCGTCTTTTGTGGAACAAAGCGCCGCAAAAGCCGGGGGAAATCCAGGAGTCCTTCGGCTGGGAGATCGATAACGGCACCTTGCGGAGCGTGCTGGTAGGCATGGTTGAGCGGGGTATGCTCACGCGTCAGCGCGAAGGTCGGGCGTATCTGTATGCCCCCAAGCTCAAGCGGGAAACTCACCTGCGACAGATGGTGCGTCGGCTGGCGGAGGTCTTTACCGGCGGCTCGACCGGACAACTGTTGATGGAGTTAGCCGAGAAGGAACGCCTGAACCCCCAGGAGCTCAAACAGCTCAAGAAAATTGCCCGCGGCGAAAAGTAA